One Clarias gariepinus isolate MV-2021 ecotype Netherlands chromosome 5, CGAR_prim_01v2, whole genome shotgun sequence genomic region harbors:
- the kctd4 gene encoding BTB/POZ domain-containing protein KCTD4, with protein MEWNLRRMESELRQINPDLLQPSKSFKKPSSGTITLNVGGYLYAAQRQTLAKHPGSLLEEIVSGKKAVQHVDSMGNTFIDRDGPVFRHILNFLRTGELILPDDFKELALLRREADFYRLSELAQALQEWEQQQAGLREPAFLEVTDSHERSHGLKVYCSDATFIEKVKARLVQISKSRLDGFPEEFVVSSNIIQFRHFIKSEQGSRLVLKEDSTFLCTLETLKLETVMMALRAGFRLLTCLDSSRGSVVQCEALHFVK; from the coding sequence ATGGAATGGAATCTCAGAAGGATGGAAAGCGAGCTAAGGCAGATCAATCCGGACTTGCTGCAGCCCAGCAAGAGCTTTAAGAAGCCCTCCTCGGGTACCATCACCCTCAATGTGGGGGGTTATTTGTATGCAGCACAGCGGCAAACTCTAGCCAAACACCCTGGCTCTCTACTTGAAGAGATTGTCAGTGGTAAGAAAGCCGTGCAGCATGTAGACTCCATGGGCAACACGTTTATCGACCGTGATGGGCCTGTTTTCCGTCATATTTTGAATTTCCTGAGGACCGGAGAATTGATCCTGCCAGATGACTTCAAGGAACTGGCACTTCTACGACGTGAGGCTGACTTCTACCGGCTGAGTGAGTTGGCCCAAGCGCTGCAAGAGTGGGAGCAGCAACAAGCTGGTCTGCGAGAGCCTGCCTTTCTAGAGGTGACTGACAGCCATGAGCGCTCACATGGCCTCAAGGTCTACTGCAGTGATGCAACCTTCATTGAGAAAGTCAAAGCACGCCTGGTGCAGATCTCCAAAAGTCGCCTGGATGGCTTCCCTGAGGAGTTTGTGGTCTCGTCCAATATCATTCAGTTCCGACACTTCATCAAGTCTGAGCAGGGTTCACGCCTGGTGCTCAAGGAGGACAGCACCTTCCTGTGCACTCTGGAGACGCTCAAGCTTGAAACGGTCATGATGGCTCTTAGAGCAGGCTTTCGTCTGCTCACCTGCCTGGACAGTAGTCGAGGATCGGTAGTGCAATGTGAGGCTTTGCACTTTGTCAAGTGA
- the gtf2f2b gene encoding general transcription factor IIF subunit 2b isoform X2: protein MSDKGRDVDLTRAKQNTGVWLVKIPKYLSQQWGKASGRGEVGKLKITKQQGKTMVSFNLNEELSVIEHSGEKTTSVRAPREHPFTMHSVGGQTLAVFTESSSDQITLEGMVVQRAECRPAVSESYMKLKKLQIEKSMKPLRLSQQLEKAITTNYKPVSNHTNNMEYEKKKKEEGKRARADKQKVLEMLFSAFEKHQFYNIKDLVEITKQPVIYLKEILREIGVYNPRGPHKSTWELKPEYRHYQEGENEDEKMS, encoded by the exons ATGTCTGATAAGGGCCGCGACGTCGATTTAACAAGAGCCAAACAAAACACCGGCGTTTGGTTAGTGAAG ATTCCCAAGTATCTTTCACAACAGTGGGGCAAAGCATCTGGACGAGGAGAAGTTGGCAAGCTTAAAATAACTAA ACAACAAGGAAAAACAATG GTGTCGTTCAATCTAAATGAAGAGCTAAGTGTGATTGAACATTCGGGGGAGAAGACCACGTCTGTGAGAGCACCCAGAGAACATCCATTTACCATGCATAGTGTGGGGGGTCAGACCCTGGCTGTCTTTACTGAGAGCTCCTCAG ACCAGATTACACTCGAAGGCATGGTGGTACAACGTGCTGAATGCAGACCTGCAGTCAGTGAGAGCTACATGAAGTTAAAGAA GCTTCAGATCGAGAAATCAATGAAGCCACTCCGACTGTCTCAGCAACTGGAAAAAGCAATTACCACCAATTACAAACCTGTGTCTAATCACACGAATAAT ATGGagtatgagaagaaaaaaaaagaggagggcAAGAGAGCCAGGGCTGACAAGCAGAAAGTTCTGGAAATGCTCTTCTCTGCTTTCGAGAAACACCAGTTTTACAACATTAAAGACTTGGTGGAGATCACTAAGCAACCTGTG ATTTACCTGAAAGAAATTCTGCGTGAAATTGGAGTTTACAATCCCAGAGGGCCACACAAAAGCACTTGGGAGCTGAAACCAGAATATCGCCACTACCAAGAAGGGGAAAATGAAGATGAAAAGATGTCATAA
- the gtf2f2b gene encoding general transcription factor IIF subunit 2b isoform X1: MKRSLHLNKAKITASIHWKYFIGQACGKSDTYTNNTGCKRSWKAAAMSDKGRDVDLTRAKQNTGVWLVKIPKYLSQQWGKASGRGEVGKLKITKQQGKTMVSFNLNEELSVIEHSGEKTTSVRAPREHPFTMHSVGGQTLAVFTESSSDQITLEGMVVQRAECRPAVSESYMKLKKLQIEKSMKPLRLSQQLEKAITTNYKPVSNHTNNMEYEKKKKEEGKRARADKQKVLEMLFSAFEKHQFYNIKDLVEITKQPVIYLKEILREIGVYNPRGPHKSTWELKPEYRHYQEGENEDEKMS; encoded by the exons ATGAAAAGATCTTTACACCTCAACAAGGCAAAGATCACTGCCAGCATCCACTG GAAATACTTTATTGGTCAAGCTTGTGGTAAATCTGACACCTATACCAATAACACTGGGTGCAAG AGAAGCTGGAAGGCTGCAGCCATGTCTGATAAGGGCCGCGACGTCGATTTAACAAGAGCCAAACAAAACACCGGCGTTTGGTTAGTGAAG ATTCCCAAGTATCTTTCACAACAGTGGGGCAAAGCATCTGGACGAGGAGAAGTTGGCAAGCTTAAAATAACTAA ACAACAAGGAAAAACAATG GTGTCGTTCAATCTAAATGAAGAGCTAAGTGTGATTGAACATTCGGGGGAGAAGACCACGTCTGTGAGAGCACCCAGAGAACATCCATTTACCATGCATAGTGTGGGGGGTCAGACCCTGGCTGTCTTTACTGAGAGCTCCTCAG ACCAGATTACACTCGAAGGCATGGTGGTACAACGTGCTGAATGCAGACCTGCAGTCAGTGAGAGCTACATGAAGTTAAAGAA GCTTCAGATCGAGAAATCAATGAAGCCACTCCGACTGTCTCAGCAACTGGAAAAAGCAATTACCACCAATTACAAACCTGTGTCTAATCACACGAATAAT ATGGagtatgagaagaaaaaaaaagaggagggcAAGAGAGCCAGGGCTGACAAGCAGAAAGTTCTGGAAATGCTCTTCTCTGCTTTCGAGAAACACCAGTTTTACAACATTAAAGACTTGGTGGAGATCACTAAGCAACCTGTG ATTTACCTGAAAGAAATTCTGCGTGAAATTGGAGTTTACAATCCCAGAGGGCCACACAAAAGCACTTGGGAGCTGAAACCAGAATATCGCCACTACCAAGAAGGGGAAAATGAAGATGAAAAGATGTCATAA